The genomic window GGCCACCAGCTCCTGCTTGATTTCCTTATAGGTCGGGTTGCGCTCCAACCAGCCAAGTGGGGTGATCATGCCCAGCAGGAGGTTGAGCTCAGCGTGCTCCATAATATCGGACTGACGGAAAATCGTGGATTTTTGGGGATCGAGTCCGGCAGCGATCCAGTCTATGAGCAGCTCGGGAACAAAGGATGCGATGTTCTGGGGAGAGCCATACTCACTGGTCAAGGCATGCCAGTCCGCGATGAAGAAATAGCAGTTGTGCTCCTGCTGCAGCTGAATCCAGTTTTGCAGCACTCCGAAATAATGCCCGAGGTGCAGAGGTCCTGTCGGCCGCATGCCGGAAACAATGCGATGAACCGTGGTCATGGTTGAGGTTTCTCCGAAGTGTTAAACGTTGCCGCCTCCATGGTGGTGCGGATGATTGGCAGTTGGTCTGGCCTCTACAGGGGAAGAAGCCAGGAAGCCAGAGTATACAGCACGGGAACAATGACCTTGTGCACCGCCCCGGTCAGGAAGAGGACGATAAGGATGATGAATCCATATTTGGCGCTTTGCATATAGCTCTGAGCCAGATGCGGGGGGAGCAGGCCGGCCAGGATATTGCTTCCATCCAAAGGAGGAATGGGCAGGAGATTGAACAATCCCAGCCCCAGATTGACCAAGACTCCGGCCTGGCACATGTACAAAACAGGTTCAATGATTCCCATGCTTCCGCCGCCCCGGGGCATGTATCCGTACATGGCCACGATGAGATGAAAAAGAGCGGCAAAGGCCACGGCCAGGATGAAGTTGGTCAGGGGTCCGGCTATGGAAACCAGAATCATGCCCTGGCGTGGATTCTGAAAATATCTGGGATTGACCGGTACCGGCTTGGCCCAGCCGACCTTGACCAAAAACAGGGCCAGGGTGCCGATGGGATCCAGGTGCTTGATAGGATTCAAGGTCAGTCTGCCGGCTGTTTTGGCCGTGGGGTCTCCAAGCAGATAGGCCACGTATCCGTGGGCAACCTCGTGGAAGGTTATGGCCATGAGCACAGGGACTGCCAAAATGGCAAACTGCTGGATGAATTGTGCGATGTCGGGCATGGCCTCAATGGCTATCATCATCTCGCATTCCGGGCAAGAAAAATCGGCTCTTCGACACAGAAAGTGGAATTGCCTGCATAAGAGATGGCAAACTCCAAAAATCCACAGGCTAGGTCGAAGAACCGAAAATTCCAGGGAGCGAGACAGAAGGTACAGGATGACGGACAGGGCTGAGAATGAACCGGAAAACAGGATGAAGTCGATGATGCAGGGACCAGTCCGGGATTGATCTTGGGGAAAGAGGAAGATGCTTGTCCTGGAGGAAAAACAAAGGTAGTGTCTGCACTATGCAAAACATCTCCCGCGCCATACATACCTACGTGCACTC from Desulfovermiculus halophilus DSM 18834 includes these protein-coding regions:
- a CDS encoding site-2 protease family protein, with protein sequence MMIAIEAMPDIAQFIQQFAILAVPVLMAITFHEVAHGYVAYLLGDPTAKTAGRLTLNPIKHLDPIGTLALFLVKVGWAKPVPVNPRYFQNPRQGMILVSIAGPLTNFILAVAFAALFHLIVAMYGYMPRGGGSMGIIEPVLYMCQAGVLVNLGLGLFNLLPIPPLDGSNILAGLLPPHLAQSYMQSAKYGFIILIVLFLTGAVHKVIVPVLYTLASWLLPL